One Trichomycterus rosablanca isolate fTriRos1 chromosome 10, fTriRos1.hap1, whole genome shotgun sequence DNA window includes the following coding sequences:
- the LOC134322139 gene encoding zinc finger protein 431-like translates to MRRLTPKEKKLHECSHCLKTFTSQGKLRVHRRVHTGEKPYECTQCERRFAQQIHLQQHQRFHTGENPYHCSLCGKRFTRQSCLQQHQRIHTGENPYHCSQCGKGFSNLTHFQTHERTHTGEKPFPCSQCKRGFSNYGNLQRHQRIHTGEKPYECSHCGKSFAQKNNLQRHQFIHTGEKPFQCSLCGKRFTVHSNFLQHQHSHTGVKPYQCSQCEKGFTQKSDLKRHQRIHTGEKTHQCLKCGKSFSSRWNLQQHQLHHNGVKPYQCSQCGKSFTYQSNLQQHQRSHTGVKPYQCSQCEKSFTRRSRLQTHQLIHTGEKLY, encoded by the coding sequence ATGCGCCGGCTTACCCCCAAAGAAAAGAAACTACATGAGTGCTCACATTGTCTGAAGACTTTTACCTCCCAGGGCAAACTGAGAGTACACCGGCGCGTTCACACGGGAGAGAAACCGTACGAGTGCACACAGTGTGAAAGGAGATTCGCTCAACAGATTCATCTCCAGCAACACCAGCGCTTCCACACCGGAGAGAACccgtatcactgctcactgTGCGGGAAGAGATTTACCCGACAGAGCTGTCTCCaacagcaccagcgcattcacacaggagagaaccCATATCACTGCTCTCAGTGTGGAAAGGGCTTTTCCAACCTGACACATTTCCAAACACACGAGCGGACCCACACAGGAGAAAAACCCTTTCCATGTTCACAGTGTAAAAGAGGTTTTTCTAACTATGGGaatctccaacgacaccagcgcattcacaccggggaGAAACCATATGAGTGTTCAcactgtggaaagagttttgctcagaAGAATAATCTCCAGCGACACCAGTTCAtccacactggagagaaaccattcCAGTGCtctctgtgtgggaaaagaTTTACTGTACATAGCAATTTTCTTCAACACCAGCACAGTCACACTGGAgtaaaaccgtatcagtgctcacagtgtgagaaagGTTTTACTCAGAAGAGCGATCTCAagcgacaccagcgcattcatacaggagaaaaaacacaccagtgcttaaagtgtgggaagagtttttccTCCCGCTGGAATCTCCAGCAACACCAGCTTCATCACAACGGAGTCAAACCATACCAGTGCTCCCAGTGTGGAAAATCTTTTACCTACCAGAGTAACCTGCAGCAGCATCAGAGAAGTCACACCGGAgtaaaaccgtatcagtgctcacagtgtgaaaagagtttcaCTCGACGGAGTCGATTACAGACCCACCAgctcattcacacaggagagaagctgtACTGA